In the genome of Candidatus Limnocylindria bacterium, the window CGTGGCTTCGGCGCGTCATCGGGTCGGCGCGCCTACCTCGATCGCTGGTCCCAGTACCACGACGACGTCGAAGATCAGCTGACGGCGATCCGCAATGTGTCTGAACGTCTCCCCGTCGTTCTCTACGGTCACTCGATGGGCGGCCTCATCGCGCTCGGCTATGTGCTCGCCGACGTGCCGCGGCCGCAACCGGATCTGTTGGTGCTGTCGGCGCCGGCCATCGCGGGAAGAGTCGCGCAGTGGAAACGAGGCCTCGCCGACGTGCTCGGTCGGATCGCGCCTCACATGGAGATCGCCAACGACCTGCCGCCGGGTGGCCTCTCGCACGACCCGCAGGTCGAGGTGGCGTATCGGTCCGATCCGCTCAACGTGCATCGGACGACCACGCGCCTTGGCCTCGAGCTGTTCCGCGAACAGGCGCGCGTCGAGGCTGGCCTCGAGCAGATCCGCGCGCTCCCAATGGCGACGTACGTACTTCATGGCAGCGATGACCCGATCGTGCCGGTCTCGTCGAGCGCATCGCTCGAGGGCCGTGAGAACGTGACGCGCCGCGTCTATCCCGGTCTACGGCACGAGATGCACAACGAGCCGGAGGCCTCGGCGGTCATCGACGACACCATCGCCTGGATCCTGGCGCAACTCGGCACGTGAGTCCGGCGGCGTCGCTCGAGGCGGTGGTCATCGGCGCGGGCCATGCGGGCCTCGCTGTGAGCAGGCGGCTCACCGATATCGGCATCGAGCACGTTGTGCTCGAGCGCGGCGAGATCGGAGAGACCTGGCGGACGCAGCGCTGGGATTCGTTCAGGCTCAATACGCCGAACGCGATGATCCGCCTCCCCGGCGGTCCCGAGCACGCGCGCCCGGAAGGATTCCTCGGCTGCGACGCTTGGATCGCGGAGCTGGAGACCTATGCGCGAGGGGGATCTCTGCCCGTTAAGACCCATGCGAATGTCACAGCGGTGACCGCGGACGGGAACGGCGGCTTCCTCGTCACGATCGGCAGCGACGAGACCGTTCACGCGCGAAGCGTCGTCGTCGCGTCGGGGATAGCCAACACGCAGAAGCTTCCCCCGGCGGCCGCGAAGATCGATCGACAGATCGAGGTCCTGACGACGGGGACCTACCGGCGGCCGTCGCAGCTCCCGCCCGGCCCGATCCTCGTCGTCGGCAGTGCGCAGTCGGGTTGCCAGATCGCCGAGGACCTGCTGGACGCGGGGCGCGAGGTGTACCTCGCCACCGGCACTGTCGGCCGCGCGCCGCGCCGCCTGCGTGGCCGCGACACGCTCGTATGGCTCGCCGAGTCGGGATGGATGGCGCAGCGCCCCGAGGATCTTCCCGACCCCGCCGCGATCCGGACGCCGCAGCCCCAGATCTCCGGCGTCGGACCGCGCGGTCACACGGTCAGCCTCCAGTCGCTCGCGCGCCGCGGCGTCACTCTGCTGGGGCACTTTGAGGGCGCCGATGGAACGAGACTGCGATTCGGGGACGACCTCGCAAGACATGTGCGCTCCGGCGATGAAGGCTCGGCGAAGATCCGCAAGCATGTCGACGATTACATCGCGCGTTCTGGCATCGATGCGCCTGCGTCCGATCCCGATCCGGCGGACGAGCCGGCCGATGCGGAGACCTTTCACGCGCCGACCGAGCTCGACCTCGCCGACCGCGGCGTGCATGCCGTCATCGTCTCGACGGGCTTCGGTACGGACTACTCCTGGCTGTCGGTGCCGGTCGTCGGCCCCGACGGATCGATCGCGCACCGCGAGGGACGGACGGCCGTGGACGGTCTGTTCTTCGTCGGCCTCTTGTGGATGCGGGTTCGCAGGTCCGCGATCATCGCCGGCGCGATGGACGACAGCGAGCACGTGGCGGCACAGGTCGCCGCGCGTCGCGACACCGCGCAGGCCGCGCGCCCATGACGCCTCCCGTCACCCTGCGCACCGAGCGACTCCTGCTCCGTCCGTGGCGCAGCAGCGACCGCGTGCCGTTCGCGGCCATCAACGCGGACCCGAGAGTGATGGAGCACTTCCCGAGGACCAGCACGCGTGAGGAGACCGAGACCTGGGTCGACCGGATCGTCGCGCGCATGGAGCAACAGGGCTTCGGTCTCTGGGCCGTCGAGGTGCCCGGCGCCGCGGACTTCATCGGCTTCATCGGCCTCAATCCGGCGGACGCCGTCCTCGCGCGCCCGGTGCTCGAGATCGGCTGGCGGCTCGCCGCGGAGCACTGGGGCCACGGCTACGCGACCGAGGGTGCCCGCGCATCGCTCGCCCACGCCTTCGATGTACTTGGCAGGGATGAGGTCGTCTCCTTCACGACCACCGCGAACCAGCGCTCCCGTCACGTGATGGAGAAGCTCGGTCTCGTGCGGCGGCCCGAAGACGACTTCGACCATCCGGGCGTCCCGCCGTCATGGTCCGGCCGGCGCCACGTGCTGTACCGCATCACCCGCGAGCAGTGGCGGTCGTCGCGACACTGACTACGCGGCGCGCTCCGCGCGCAGGCTCACCGGCCGCAGGTACTCGTCGACGCGCGAGCGCGCCCACCAGGCGCGCGACTCGCGCCGCTCGCGCGGCGTCGTGAACCGATAGAGGTAGAGCGTCGCGCGGACGAAGCGCGGTCGAGCGCCGGCGAACGGGTCGGTGCGCAGGAGCCGCAGCGTCGGCGGATCGGCCTCGAGCAGCTTCACCACCAGCGGCACGAACCACGGGTGATACATCGGTGAGGACATCGCGGCGAACCACATGAGCCAGTCCAGACGCAGGTGGTACGGCGCGTACTGCGGCGGCCGCCGCCGCACATCGCCCGGCTTCGCTTTGAACTCGTACTCACGCCACGTCGTGCCCGGCGTCAGGACCACTTCTTCGGTGCCTTCGATCACGATCTCGTAGCGCTCCTTCGTGATCGACCCGAAGGCGCCGTACGTGTTCACCAGATGCAGCGGATCGAAGCTCGTGTTCATGAGCTGGTGACGTGATAGGAGGTTTCGCGCGGGTCGATAGCTCAGCAGGACGATGACGATCGTGACGCCGACGACGAGCCAGGCGTGCCAGGAGTCGGTCGCGATCCAGCGCGGCTCCAGCGTGAGGACGCGTCCGAGCGCCGCATCGTCGAGGCTCGCCACCGCGAGGGTCATCGTGAGCACGTTCAGCCACGAGAAGTTGCCGCTGAGGAGCAGCCAGCTCTGCGTGACCAGGATCACGAGGCCGGCCACCGTCGCGATCGGCTGCGGGAAGAACAGGAAGAACGGCACGACGAGCTGCGCGAAGTGGTTGCCGAGGACCTCGGCGCGGTGCAGCGCCTTCGGCAGGTGGTGGAAGTACCAGGACAGCGGATTCGGCATCGGCTGCGTCTCGTGGTGGTAGTAGAGACACGTGAGATCGCGCCAGCAGCGATCGCCGCGGATCTTGATCATCCCCGCGCCGAATTCGACGCGGAAGAGGAGCCAGCGCAGGAGCCAGATGAGCGTGAGCGGCGGGGCTGTCCACGCCGGCCCCAAGAAGATCGCCAGGAAGCCGGTCTCGAGTAGGAGCGTCTCCCATCCGAACGAGTAGAAGGTCTGGCCGACGTTCACGATCGAGAGGTACAGCGCCCACAGCGCTGCCCACAGCAGCATCGTGAGCGGGATCGGCCATCCGTCGGGCAGCCCGAGCAGCGCCGCCGCGCTGAGAACCACGCCGCCCCACGCGACTGCCGCGAAGAGACGGTCCGAGTACCGGAAGTGGAAGAGGCTCGGCGAGCTGCGGAATGGAACGGCGAGCACGAATTCGGGGACCGGCAGGAGGCCGCGCTCGCCGAGTAGCGGCAAGAACTGGCGCGCCGCTACCAGGAACGCGATGAGGTAGACCGCCGCGAGCGCGCGCTGGAACACCAGGCGCGCGAGCCAGTAGTCAGGTGCGTCGAGCCCGGTCACCGGGCGTCATCATCGCTCGGCTGGGCTAGTTCCTCCGGCGGGCCGTACTCCTCTTTACGACCTTCTTGCCGCCGCGCAAGCCGCGCTTGGTGCGGACGTGCCTGAGCGAGCCTGCGCGCCGCGCGACCGAATCGTCCTTCGCGACCTCGATCCCATGGCGCTTTGCCGCCGCGAGAATTTTGCGTCGGGCCTTCTCCTTGGCGTCGACGC includes:
- a CDS encoding alpha/beta fold hydrolase — translated: RGFGASSGRRAYLDRWSQYHDDVEDQLTAIRNVSERLPVVLYGHSMGGLIALGYVLADVPRPQPDLLVLSAPAIAGRVAQWKRGLADVLGRIAPHMEIANDLPPGGLSHDPQVEVAYRSDPLNVHRTTTRLGLELFREQARVEAGLEQIRALPMATYVLHGSDDPIVPVSSSASLEGRENVTRRVYPGLRHEMHNEPEASAVIDDTIAWILAQLGT
- a CDS encoding lipase maturation factor family protein; this encodes MTGLDAPDYWLARLVFQRALAAVYLIAFLVAARQFLPLLGERGLLPVPEFVLAVPFRSSPSLFHFRYSDRLFAAVAWGGVVLSAAALLGLPDGWPIPLTMLLWAALWALYLSIVNVGQTFYSFGWETLLLETGFLAIFLGPAWTAPPLTLIWLLRWLLFRVEFGAGMIKIRGDRCWRDLTCLYYHHETQPMPNPLSWYFHHLPKALHRAEVLGNHFAQLVVPFFLFFPQPIATVAGLVILVTQSWLLLSGNFSWLNVLTMTLAVASLDDAALGRVLTLEPRWIATDSWHAWLVVGVTIVIVLLSYRPARNLLSRHQLMNTSFDPLHLVNTYGAFGSITKERYEIVIEGTEEVVLTPGTTWREYEFKAKPGDVRRRPPQYAPYHLRLDWLMWFAAMSSPMYHPWFVPLVVKLLEADPPTLRLLRTDPFAGARPRFVRATLYLYRFTTPRERRESRAWWARSRVDEYLRPVSLRAERAA
- a CDS encoding DUF6582 domain-containing protein; its protein translation is MSQLTETGRKHIARKNFAYVDKEGAEHLPIHDEEHVRNAIARFNQTAFESVDAKEKARRKILAAAKRHGIEVAKDDSVARRAGSLRHVRTKRGLRGGKKVVKRSTARRRN
- a CDS encoding NAD(P)-binding domain-containing protein, which gives rise to MSPAASLEAVVIGAGHAGLAVSRRLTDIGIEHVVLERGEIGETWRTQRWDSFRLNTPNAMIRLPGGPEHARPEGFLGCDAWIAELETYARGGSLPVKTHANVTAVTADGNGGFLVTIGSDETVHARSVVVASGIANTQKLPPAAAKIDRQIEVLTTGTYRRPSQLPPGPILVVGSAQSGCQIAEDLLDAGREVYLATGTVGRAPRRLRGRDTLVWLAESGWMAQRPEDLPDPAAIRTPQPQISGVGPRGHTVSLQSLARRGVTLLGHFEGADGTRLRFGDDLARHVRSGDEGSAKIRKHVDDYIARSGIDAPASDPDPADEPADAETFHAPTELDLADRGVHAVIVSTGFGTDYSWLSVPVVGPDGSIAHREGRTAVDGLFFVGLLWMRVRRSAIIAGAMDDSEHVAAQVAARRDTAQAARP
- a CDS encoding GNAT family N-acetyltransferase encodes the protein MTPPVTLRTERLLLRPWRSSDRVPFAAINADPRVMEHFPRTSTREETETWVDRIVARMEQQGFGLWAVEVPGAADFIGFIGLNPADAVLARPVLEIGWRLAAEHWGHGYATEGARASLAHAFDVLGRDEVVSFTTTANQRSRHVMEKLGLVRRPEDDFDHPGVPPSWSGRRHVLYRITREQWRSSRH